agaagataaggaAATACGCCATATTCCTTCTACATCGGGCTTAAAACAAAGTACAATTCATTCGTTAAAGGTAAATCGAAAACAAATTAAATGAGTCAGTGACATTTTAAGTGACAAAGTGAAATCAATCAAACTCAAACTTCAAAGTGACCAAGTCAAATGATATTCATATTCATGATATTGATATCAGATATGGCATGCTGCCTAATCAGCCTAATCATGCTAATGACTAATGCCAATGCTAAATGCTCATATGCTGTCTCAGAGTATCACTAGTCAGTGTCTGCTGTACCTGTGCGACTGTACCCTAAAGTAAAGCCTTAAAAGTTTAAAGTGTATCACTACTCTACTAATACTTTTATACAGTATACTATATTATCTATACTTATAGTACTAGTACTACTATTAgttagattgactagatataacataactagattttactagatgATAGATTTCATCTATAATCATCTACTTCTTGATCTAGACTCTCCTAGAGTGGATCTGtctctagaatattctagatctaaatctaatctactTATCTAGGCACCACCAGTTACCagtaccacttttttttttctccaagcAGTAAGGATCGGATAATTGTGACTATTGTCCCTATTGCAAATATCCATTTTGAATTTCACTAAGACACTGTCATTATTTTGTCTATTAGCATTTAAAACAgaactataatttaaataaagcaTAAATGGCATAATTCAtaatattagattttctttttgaccAGTATTACAGTATTttatgatagatctagtatgtAACTGTTTCAGAGAGTGGTGGTGGTGGAAGACATTAAGAGGCTGAAGTCGAAACTTGTGTTACCAAATCAGAGCAAGTCTGTCATGATAGAATCATTGAAAGCACTTGGCATGAAAATTCCTTCCAAAGAAGTGTTGCAGTCTACTAAAATTGGTAATACCTTTATGGCtagattttcattttatttgaatacatttttttaaattaatagtagttaaaattttatttttttacactctTCTATACAAACAAAGGttcctttttatatatatataataaaaaaaaagagaagttttttctttcagaccttgtgatcaatggggcaggtgatgtaaaggtcttctgtttctatggcccacggttaaccaagggtgtcatgtggccagcacaacaaaacTGCCTTAACCACAACTAATGTTaagtgcccattagagctggctggactcagaggcacccaaagatccagaaattaaaaatccacccctagtttggaagccaagcgttttaacgctcagccaccgcgcctcccctttttttttgttgtagccCAGATATTTAGATTTATCTATTTCAGTCTGGGAAACAAATTTGGGTTTCCTTagatttattttctgttttttttcatagtttatTCACATTTAATTGTGCAGTCACCATTTTAACATGGTAATTGTATTTTGGTGTGTATGTCaggttttgttttcttctctcATTTTTATGCTGGAGAGTTCAGACGAGCAGTTTTATATCTGCTATGAAATGTGCTGTGGTTTCTAGATCTGGCAGAGctctatatagtttttgttcttaaGAGTTTTTTTGGGGGCTAGTGTCTTGTTCGAGCCTCTCCATTAGTATGCAGCTTTGGAAGACATGGTTTGCATTCTCTGGTTATACTCCACAAGGGCTAATCTGACTAGTCCCTATTTTTAGCTTCCAAAACATGAGTTATCTGATTCTGTTGGGTCTGATTTCAAGTTGAAATATTCTCTCCCTATATATGTTGGATTTCTCATTTTGTGACCTGTGATGTTAAATATGCAGAATAAGTATGATTTGAATGTCACGCTTTAGAGTGTTCACAGATAAACTacaaaagtctttttttcttcttcttctttattctcatttttatgttttatgttcagatgactagaccaatatatgagatgaactgcgcagtggtttccaaatcagggagctctacATATAATAGCTTTCTTTcaattggggtgttttggggccagtgtcttgtatgggcctcttggtaaagagcagttttggaggacatggtcagcattctctggtgaaactccacatgggcaggtttcactggttccaattttgagcttccggtacatatgttgtcacattctgttgtgtccgatcctgagtccaaagattagacattgatcttgtcgggatagcttaaaataagcatcatctttcttgtgatttctcatttattttatttactattagtttcttcatttcttctggatagagtgcagagtttaattgtgagtttgttcttccactcttggcgagtttgtcagccttctcatttccttctagttctatatgtgctggtatccattgaataacagttttttttcagttgttgttgagctttgtaagtgctgttctgagtcGTTTTATatgaggaatcagagttttccaAGCTTTGGAGGAttgttttcgcatcggttagaaagacaatctcaCTGTCTGGGatacttggatgatttgctatcATGGTAGTAGCTAGTTGTAGTCTTTTAATTTCAAGTTTATGTGTAGGAAAAAATGTATTATCATGAgatattgttaataaaataagTGCATGAGGCTGAGACTTGTAGCTACTGTGTAACAgcaatgtagatctatgtctagaacaCTCCCTAGgtcactttttaaaattcatgtatttttttttattgtcattatCGGTATCTTTAATGGCATGATAACTAGAATTTTAGACTTACATGAAAATCAATGGATATCTTGGTGATTACTAATCAAATTACTCTTTCTAATTCCATACACAATTAGGGTTTCTACAGCCCCCTGAATTTCCATGATGCCCTGGAAAGCCCttggagatttaaaaaactaaaaaagtcTAGAAAatcttgaattttaaaatatgtccATTAATGTCCTGGAATTTACTCgatcggaaaaaaaaaacattaaaaaataattaggaTAGGCCGTTGCAGGTGgaaataaaacatcaaaataGAAATTTGAAAAAAGCATTTCCGAGTCTGCGCAGAATGTGTTTACTGCTCCTTGAAATTATAGTTACTATATCAGATCATCTTGTTTTAGTAAACAAGTTAAATTTCATCCAAATCGGATCTATGTTACGCATCTATAGACCTTGTAATTTTGAGACTTAATTTTTCTGTCTCATTTTGTGCCTTTATATTTTCATTGGACTACATCTTTAGATCATGTTACTTTAAGATCAATAACATCTACACCTAAATCCCCAGCAAACAGTGTATGCCAAGTTTCAGGGATTATAGAAATTGTGAAGTTTAATTTCAGGGTtggtttgaaaaagaaaaagtagccctCCTGGTCATAACAgcatataaaaaattatactgTATGTAATCTTAATGCAAATCAGAATCAGAACTTTCTTATCTTTAGTAGATTTACTAATTATGCTAAAATTGaaatgaaacctttttttttcttaatgcaGGTCACACAGTGAAAAGACTAAAGCAACATTCAGATGAAGACATTGCCAGAGAAGCCAAAAGGGTCTATATCAAATGGAAAGATTTTTTCTTAGAAGGCAAGAACCGTCCACCGAT
The DNA window shown above is from Biomphalaria glabrata chromosome 5, xgBioGlab47.1, whole genome shotgun sequence and carries:
- the LOC106070874 gene encoding transcription elongation factor A N-terminal and central domain-containing protein 2-like, which produces MDRYLIKTKRKKEDKEIRHIPSTSGLKQSTIHSLKRVVVVEDIKRLKSKLVLPNQSKSVMIESLKALGMKIPSKEVLQSTKIGHTVKRLKQHSDEDIAREAKRVYIKWKDFFLEGKNRPPIEVKCDKKSETFRSKGKALLAESLTVEEDHVLVDAIERETFHQHKQLFSSEYRRTLRTIVLKLKHNPDLRQKVLDGQISVEMLVKDFKKR